From Polyodon spathula isolate WHYD16114869_AA chromosome 54, ASM1765450v1, whole genome shotgun sequence, one genomic window encodes:
- the LOC121307189 gene encoding uncharacterized protein LOC121307189 isoform X3, producing MNKTLHSQLHYTILRDGEPVINSTGPALYSIASTEMSHAGSYTCAVESQGVRKSSQELHIEVQKSWSWITVPLSVSLASIIFILVTILLCYRYKTKGFLFTAAKSRRPADQTPAQPLRGMELSRLGQQPGNCTTSKIETVYAEAMPCQQNQASNGDEILYSTIDLKNTKPAKPRSKRDCDALYSAVLVKKREDNPSAADNSDALYSELDMKNVKKKGKPAAGNAESMYATVLPKKKMK from the exons ATGAACAAAACCCTCCACTCTCAACTCCACTACACCATTCTGAGAGACGGGGAGCCTGTGATTAATAGCACTGGCCCTGCACTGTACAGCATAGCCAGCACTGAGATGAGCCACGCTGGGAGCTACACGTGTGCTGTGGAGTCACAGGGAGTGAGGAAGAGCAGCCAGGAGTTACACATTGAAGTGCAAA aGTCCTGGTCGTGGATCACTGTTCCTCTCAGTGTCTCGCTGGCTTCGATCATTTTTATTCTGGTCACAATATTGCTGTGCTACCGATACAAGACCAAAG GTTTTCTTTTCACTGCTGCCAAATCGAG GCGCCCTGCTGATCAGACTCCTGCACAGCCCTTGAGAGGAATGGAGCTCTCCAGACTTGGACAACAGCCTG GTAACTGCACCACATCCAAAATAGAGACCGTATACGCAGAAGCAATGCCATGTCAACAGAACCAAG CATCCAATGGTGACGAAATCCTTTACTCTACGATTGACTTAAAGAATACAAAGCCAG CTAAACCCAGATCAAAACGCGACTGTGATGCCCTGTACTCTGCTGTCCTTGTCAAGAAGCGAGAAG ATAACCCCAGTGCTGCAGACAACAGTGATGCCCTTTATTCAGAGCTCGACATGAAGAATGTGAAGAAGAAGG GCAAACCCGCAGCAGGTAATGCAGAGTCCATGTATGCCACAGTCCTCccaaagaagaaaatgaaa
- the LOC121307189 gene encoding uncharacterized protein LOC121307189 isoform X2, whose protein sequence is MNKTLHSQLHYTILRDGEPVINSTGPALYSIASTEMSHAGSYTCAVESQGVRKSSQELHIEVQKSWSWITVPLSVSLASIIFILVTILLCYRYKTKGFLFTAAKSRRPADQTPAQPLRGMELSRLGQQPGNCTTSKIETVYAEAMPCQQNQAVHVTDTPSASNGDEILYSTIDLKNTKPAKPRSKRDCDALYSAVLVKKREDNPSAADNSDALYSELDMKNVKKGKPAAGNAESMYATVLPKKKMK, encoded by the exons ATGAACAAAACCCTCCACTCTCAACTCCACTACACCATTCTGAGAGACGGGGAGCCTGTGATTAATAGCACTGGCCCTGCACTGTACAGCATAGCCAGCACTGAGATGAGCCACGCTGGGAGCTACACGTGTGCTGTGGAGTCACAGGGAGTGAGGAAGAGCAGCCAGGAGTTACACATTGAAGTGCAAA aGTCCTGGTCGTGGATCACTGTTCCTCTCAGTGTCTCGCTGGCTTCGATCATTTTTATTCTGGTCACAATATTGCTGTGCTACCGATACAAGACCAAAG GTTTTCTTTTCACTGCTGCCAAATCGAG GCGCCCTGCTGATCAGACTCCTGCACAGCCCTTGAGAGGAATGGAGCTCTCCAGACTTGGACAACAGCCTG GTAACTGCACCACATCCAAAATAGAGACCGTATACGCAGAAGCAATGCCATGTCAACAGAACCAAG CTGTGCATGTCACTGACACCCCCTCAGCATCCAATGGTGACGAAATCCTTTACTCTACGATTGACTTAAAGAATACAAAGCCAG CTAAACCCAGATCAAAACGCGACTGTGATGCCCTGTACTCTGCTGTCCTTGTCAAGAAGCGAGAAG ATAACCCCAGTGCTGCAGACAACAGTGATGCCCTTTATTCAGAGCTCGACATGAAGAATGTGAAGAAG GGCAAACCCGCAGCAGGTAATGCAGAGTCCATGTATGCCACAGTCCTCccaaagaagaaaatgaaa
- the LOC121307189 gene encoding uncharacterized protein LOC121307189 isoform X1 produces MNKTLHSQLHYTILRDGEPVINSTGPALYSIASTEMSHAGSYTCAVESQGVRKSSQELHIEVQKSWSWITVPLSVSLASIIFILVTILLCYRYKTKGFLFTAAKSRRPADQTPAQPLRGMELSRLGQQPGNCTTSKIETVYAEAMPCQQNQAVHVTDTPSASNGDEILYSTIDLKNTKPAKPRSKRDCDALYSAVLVKKREDNPSAADNSDALYSELDMKNVKKKGKPAAGNAESMYATVLPKKKMK; encoded by the exons ATGAACAAAACCCTCCACTCTCAACTCCACTACACCATTCTGAGAGACGGGGAGCCTGTGATTAATAGCACTGGCCCTGCACTGTACAGCATAGCCAGCACTGAGATGAGCCACGCTGGGAGCTACACGTGTGCTGTGGAGTCACAGGGAGTGAGGAAGAGCAGCCAGGAGTTACACATTGAAGTGCAAA aGTCCTGGTCGTGGATCACTGTTCCTCTCAGTGTCTCGCTGGCTTCGATCATTTTTATTCTGGTCACAATATTGCTGTGCTACCGATACAAGACCAAAG GTTTTCTTTTCACTGCTGCCAAATCGAG GCGCCCTGCTGATCAGACTCCTGCACAGCCCTTGAGAGGAATGGAGCTCTCCAGACTTGGACAACAGCCTG GTAACTGCACCACATCCAAAATAGAGACCGTATACGCAGAAGCAATGCCATGTCAACAGAACCAAG CTGTGCATGTCACTGACACCCCCTCAGCATCCAATGGTGACGAAATCCTTTACTCTACGATTGACTTAAAGAATACAAAGCCAG CTAAACCCAGATCAAAACGCGACTGTGATGCCCTGTACTCTGCTGTCCTTGTCAAGAAGCGAGAAG ATAACCCCAGTGCTGCAGACAACAGTGATGCCCTTTATTCAGAGCTCGACATGAAGAATGTGAAGAAGAAGG GCAAACCCGCAGCAGGTAATGCAGAGTCCATGTATGCCACAGTCCTCccaaagaagaaaatgaaa
- the LOC121307189 gene encoding uncharacterized protein LOC121307189 isoform X4, which yields MNKTLHSQLHYTILRDGEPVINSTGPALYSIASTEMSHAGSYTCAVESQGVRKSSQELHIEVQKSWSWITVPLSVSLASIIFILVTILLCYRYKTKGFLFTAAKSRRPADQTPAQPLRGMELSRLGQQPGNCTTSKIETVYAEAMPCQQNQAVHVTDTPSASNGDEILYSTIDLKNTKPAKPRSKRDCDALYSAVLVKKREGKPAAGNAESMYATVLPKKKMK from the exons ATGAACAAAACCCTCCACTCTCAACTCCACTACACCATTCTGAGAGACGGGGAGCCTGTGATTAATAGCACTGGCCCTGCACTGTACAGCATAGCCAGCACTGAGATGAGCCACGCTGGGAGCTACACGTGTGCTGTGGAGTCACAGGGAGTGAGGAAGAGCAGCCAGGAGTTACACATTGAAGTGCAAA aGTCCTGGTCGTGGATCACTGTTCCTCTCAGTGTCTCGCTGGCTTCGATCATTTTTATTCTGGTCACAATATTGCTGTGCTACCGATACAAGACCAAAG GTTTTCTTTTCACTGCTGCCAAATCGAG GCGCCCTGCTGATCAGACTCCTGCACAGCCCTTGAGAGGAATGGAGCTCTCCAGACTTGGACAACAGCCTG GTAACTGCACCACATCCAAAATAGAGACCGTATACGCAGAAGCAATGCCATGTCAACAGAACCAAG CTGTGCATGTCACTGACACCCCCTCAGCATCCAATGGTGACGAAATCCTTTACTCTACGATTGACTTAAAGAATACAAAGCCAG CTAAACCCAGATCAAAACGCGACTGTGATGCCCTGTACTCTGCTGTCCTTGTCAAGAAGCGAGAAG GCAAACCCGCAGCAGGTAATGCAGAGTCCATGTATGCCACAGTCCTCccaaagaagaaaatgaaa